The sequence TCGGACAGCCGGTTTACGACCTCTGGGAGCACAACCTCATAAATGTACCTTGCTGGGAAGTTCGTCTTCCGGAAGTCTACTTGGGTAGGATCGGCATCATAGTCAAGTTCCAGCTTCAGCGATTCGGCAACTTGATAGTCTTCGTTATTTCCAGCTACGCATACATGGTGAGCTTAAGTTGATTACGTGCTTGAGTTTAGGACTTACCCCAGATGACCAAGGACGGGTGATGACGCATGCGCTTCACATTTGATTCGGCCTCCAGTTTAACAGATTCGATCAGAGAGTCGTACGCAGGGTACTAGACTCAAATATGAACGAGCATGTCCAGATAATCTTGAACAAGGTCGCATACCTGCCCGCACCCGAACATAAAGTCTTGCCAGACCAAGATGCCAAGTTCATCACATGTATCATAGAATGAATCGTCCTCGTAGATTCCGCCTGCCCAAATTCGGACCATATTCTGGTTACCGTCCACGAGAAGTTGAAGCCATGCCCGGTATCTCTCGGGTGTAATAGTTGTGAGGAAATTATCCGCCGGAATCCAATTCGAGCCTGTTTGTAATGGTGAATATAGGAAGTACATCATAATTGTTACCTCCACAGAATATCCGGACGTTGTTGATCTCAAACAGGAATGTTCGGCCATCTTGTCCTTCGAGGGGATCCTCTACAACCCTCGCACGCCGTATGCCGATACGTTGCGAGTGCGTTGCAACTCGTGACCCGGACTAGAATCAAGATTTGATCATTTATCATCCCTTGAACCAGTTAAGCTATTTAGCGTACTTTATCGGTTACTTCTACTTCAACCGTGTACAACGCTTGTTTTCCATAACCTACTGGATACCAAAGGTCGACCTCTCCTTTGGCGAGTTCAAACTCTGCTACGCTTTGGCCTCCTTTGACAGTGAGATCTGCAGCCTTCTTGATCACGGCTCCAGCTGACGATTTAAGAACGACCATGGCCGAGAGATCGCCTTCTGAGAGGTACCTCAGGTTAGTTTATCCTTTAAAAAGATCTCAATAACACCTTACTCGACTTATCCGAGACTTCAAGGTCAACAGATAACTTCGCCGAAAGATCCTCCTTGACATCCTGGCGAACCCGGACATCTGATAAACGAACTGCGTAGGTTTCTAATTTAATGGGCCGCCACGGGCCGATGGTTCGAAGTACTGGGCCCCAGTCCTTTTTGGAAAATCAGGAGTCTGCCAAAAGTCAATTACAATATAGGTTTACTTACCCAACCGTATGTGTATTGCGCTGTACGAACATGTAAACGAGATGAGTCCCCATTCCAGAGCCCAAATTTTCCGTGCTTTTCTTGAAGCTCACGGCCTGTTGATCCATGCATAAGATATCGTAGTATTAAACGAAGGACTCTCAAGCCTACCTTTAACAAATGTTGACGGAAATGTAAGGAGTAGTTCGTTGGAGCCTTCTACCAAATATTCCTTGACGGGCACCCGATACGATAGGAACATATTGTTGGCCTTTAATACAACCTTGCCATTCTAGCACTATGGCTCAATATCGATTATACCGTCTTCAACAATGTCGACTCACTAATTGAACCGTACAATATGTATCCAACCCGTCAAAAACGAGATCGGCGTTTGGATCCGACAAATCTTTTGATTGTAGCTGGAATGAGGTACTGAACGCCCAATCTGCCTCGCCAACCCCTGAAAAGTGATATCAGTCCTCACTGCCCTGAATCTGCATGTAGTAGCCGGTAATTAACGCGATGCAGTGCCGAGATACATGCGCTGAATTTGTATGTAGGGAAACATTGCTCCATTATGCCTAGCTCGCATATATTCCCGAATATCTCACTTGCAATGATATGGCGAGGTCGTGAAAGAGTGGATCTTGATACCGAGAACTTACACTGCACGTCCCATTCGTTTAGGCCAATATATGGATCGGGAATCTTTCCGAGCTTTATGAGTTCAACGTGGACAGAAGTAGGGAAGGTAGATGCTGGGATCCATTCGCCTTTGGCTATTACTGACACATCGCCACGCTCATCCACTTGGGTGAAAGACCAGCCCTCATGGATCGGTAATGAGGTAGGCACTATGTAGGTCAGGAATCAAGTGGTTATTGAACAGCCCTGTACGAATATTGATGATGACACGCACTTCTCGTTCAAAAGAGAGTTGGAGTAGCCAGGGCAAGGTGTCGACAAGGGCAGGCGATGTCCTCAAGTGGCCAACCAGTTCCAGATACCAGGGGGAGCTTGACGGAGAAATATTGTGCTGGTTGGACTCAATTTGGGATGCAAGTATCGTGATATATGAGCCATCATCAATTTCTCAATCTCCCAATCACGAGAGCCGCCGGTCCTCTGCTATGATTGTTCTTGCGAACAAGCTTCGAGAACCAATCGGGATGGTTTCCATCGACGCCGATAATTATCCGAGCGCCTCGCTCTTGGTTACGTCATCCTACCTTGCTTCAAGAGCCAGATTGGCTGCCTTCATCGAGCTCACCCAGGTACCAAATGAAAAGAGCGCTGGGCACGGGTGCTGTTATTTGTAAAAGAGGCGTCAATCTGGGCGAGCGGCGAATTCTCGGGTGGTGTGCCCTCGGAGAAACCTGGGTCACGCAGGCCGCAACCGTCCGAGCCGAATTCAGCAGGGAACGGGTGATGATGAGGGCTTAGCTAACGCATCATTGGTGGTATACCTCCCGTAAACGGTTGTAATGAGGTGGTGATTATAGTTTCTCCCGTTGCCCCCTGGTCGAGGTACGCTCTTGCCTACACGAGGTCCTCTTAAGGTCGCGACTTGTCCCGACATTCCCCCGGTGGGCCAACCCAACAGTCTTCGGCTTATGTGCTAACTTCCTATAAATATGCAAGGCTTGAGATGCTTCGATTCTTCGCGGCCTCTGCTTTCCTGCCTCCCCAGCTTAGCCCCCACACTCTTCCCCAGGTAGGTGTCAAAGTCTCCAGCAATTGTTGATATGTTGTTTGACAAAGAAGTCTTCAGATAGCCGTAGGCTATGTCGCATTCAAGCCACTCAGATCCTGAGAAGGTTATCGACGAGAAGGCCCCTCCAGCTGGCGGAGCCACTCAACTTGAACATGTTAACAATGTTGATGATGTGAAAGGTAGGACCACCACATACACTCTCCATACTCAGCTCACCGTCATTTCAGGCGTAAAGAAAGTCGTTGAAGTTCGAAACGCAGCCTACGTGGCTGCGACAACACAGTCCCGACTCGATCCTTGGTCTCGCGACTCTCTCTTCCTTTACTGGTGCTGTTTCGTATCTTTCCTATGTTCTTGCGCCAACGGTTACGATGGTTCACTGTAAGTAATGTTAATCGCTCAAACCGCGTTTCAGCTCTGACCGCTCCTGCAGTATGACTGCGATTAACGCCATGGAGTACTACCAACATAAGTTTAGCTCGGGAACCCTTGGTTCCACTACCGGTATCATCTTTGCTATCTACACAGTTGGTGGTTTGGTTGCTCCATGGTTCGCGGGTCCCATCACCGATCGCTTTGGGCGTCGTGGTGGTATGTTTACCGGTGCGCTTATTATTTGCGTTGGTACTGCTATCATCGCCTCTTCCAACGTGAAGGGCCAATTTATTGCTGGCCGCTTCGTTCTCGGTTTCGGCGTTGCCATCTTAACGACTGCCGCCCCCTCTTATTGTATTGAGATTTGCCCTCCTCAATGGCGTGGTCGTATGACTGGCTTTTACAACTGCGGATGGTATGATTGAGTGCTTTGCTTCTGATATGTGAGAAACTAATTTATACGGGCAGGTTCGGAGGATCTATTCCCGCTGCTGGTATCACTCTCGGCACAAGCAAGATTAAGTCCGACCTCTCTTGGCGCTTGCCTCTGATTTTCCAGGCCGTCCCCTCCGTAGTCGTTATCCTTGCTGTTTGGTTCCTTCCAGAATCTCCCCGTTGGCTCATGGCCAACGAACGTGATGAAGAGGCACGCGCCTTCCTCGTCCGTTACCACGGTGGAGGGGATGCCAACAGCCCACTAGTCGAACTTGAATGGCATGAATTTAAGGAAGGCATCGAGGTTGATGGTGCTGACAAGCGCTGGTGGGACTATTCTGCCCTCTTCAAGACTCGTTCTGCACGTTGGCGTTCTCTCATGGTTTTGCTCATGGGTGTCTTCGGTCAATTCTCCGGTAACGGCCTCGGATATTTCAACACCGAAATCTATGGTGCCGTTGGTTACGACAACTATATGCAGTTCGTGCTCAACTTGGCAAACTCGTTCTGCTCTGCTTTTGGAGCAGGATGTGGCGTGGCACTAGCTGACAAGATGCCTCGTCGCAAGGTCCTCGTTATTGGAACAGTTGTTTGTTCAGTGATGCTTGCCATCAACGGTGGCCTCTCTGCCAAGTGGGCACAGACCCCTGAGGACCAGAAGAACTTGAACGTCGGAAGAGGCGCTGTTGCTGCCTTCTTCTGGTTCAACATTATCTATTCGTTCGCCTACACCCCACTCCAGGCGCTCTACCCAGTCGAGTGTCTCCACACCAATGCACGTGCCAAGGGTATGGCTATGTATGCGTTCGTCG comes from Rhizoctonia solani chromosome 4, complete sequence and encodes:
- a CDS encoding Sugar (and other) transporter, whose protein sequence is MSHSSHSDPEKVIDEKAPPAGGATQLEHVNNVDDVKGVKKVVEVRNAAYVAATTQSRLDPWSRDSLFLYWCCFVSFLCSCANGYDGSLMTAINAMEYYQHKFSSGTLGSTTGIIFAIYTVGGLVAPWFAGPITDRFGRRGGMFTGALIICVGTAIIASSNVKGQFIAGRFVLGFGVAILTTAAPSYCIEICPPQWRGRMTGFYNCGWFGGSIPAAGITLGTSKIKSDLSWRLPLIFQAVPSVVVILAVWFLPESPRWLMANERDEEARAFLVRYHGGGDANSPLVELEWHEFKEGIEVDGADKRWWDYSALFKTRSARWRSLMVLLMGVFGQFSGNGLGYFNTEIYGAVGYDNYMQFVLNLANSFCSAFGAGCGVALADKMPRRKVLVIGTVVCSVMLAINGGLSAKWAQTPEDQKNLNVGRGAVAAFFWFNIIYSFAYTPLQALYPVECLHTNARAKGMAMYAFVVGAISFINLYAGPIALENIKHNYIFIFVGWDLIEATLWYFLCVETVGRTLEELEEIFNTSYPVAASTRKNKVAVKDSGAVAVVDQTY
- a CDS encoding beta-mannosidase, with product MRAGLSPKWMSVAMSSTFPTSVHVELIKLGKIPDPYIGLNEWDVQWVGEADWAFSTSFQLQSKDLSDPNADLVFDGLDTYCTVQLNGKVVLKANNMFLSYRVPVKEYLVEGSNELLLTFPSTFVKGRELQEKHGKFGLWNGDSSRLHVRTAQYTYGWDWGPVLRTIGPWRPIKLETYAVRLSDVRVRQDVKEDLSAKLSVDLEVSDKSKGDLSAMVVLKSSAGAVIKKAADLTVKGGQSVAEFELAKGEVDLWYPVGYGKQALYTVEVEVTDKSGSRVATHSQRIGIRRARVVEDPLEGQDGRTFLFEINNVRIFCSNWIPADNFLTTITPERYRAWLQLLVDGNQNMVRIWAGGIYEDDSFYDTCDELGILVWQDFMFGCGQYPAYDSLIESVKLEAESNVKRMRHHPSLVIWAGNNEDYQVAESLKLELDYDADPTQVDFRKTNFPARYIYEVVLPEVVNRLSDTHYHRASPYSGYGKPTTDRTYGDIHQWNVWHGSQEPWHNWDILSGRFVSEFGMEGFPNIRTVDYWLGGDKDERHPQSRIMNNHNKADGFERRLELYLVENFKHAFDIESYVYYTQIMQAETLASAYRLWRREWRGRGKEYTAGALVWQINDCWPVTSWAIVDYFLRPKPAYFTIARELRPYTVGMTRKTIKTPLGPRSALYSSIETRLEMWGTNSTLEAKNAILEIRSFDLEDGGKLIDTQRLDVTLAPNSSTELWKARLPGEGKRTRDSDPHKIIIVQARLFDADSKVLARYSNWPEPFKFIHFPSPEEVGLRISTTNGENPNETLVTLSTSIPIKGIILDTEGEDAKWSDQAIDLVPGDDQTVVVEGLKGRDVKARYLGDGSA